Proteins from a single region of Acidobacteriota bacterium:
- a CDS encoding cbb3-type cytochrome c oxidase subunit II, which translates to MIKRVGKRELILVLIAGGLTLVAGIAAIYRDSAPDWKYYQSEFRAIVAEEIGVEQVAEAPRGIQQIWVEPLEIVDRCTTCHLGVGWKGLANVEQPWASHPAMELLGTHPIETYGCTVCHGGQGWALTAEDAHGFVEHWEQPLLSGIVGADYAPKNPPPLYEIQCNFCHRYERETDGMTYINDAKKIVRTKGCKVCHGINGSGGGLGPDLTHEGDKHAEGFDFSNLTTNLQTVFQWHIKHFQSPPTVVPDTIMPEMNFQSREAQALAMLVMSWRDDSELPRAYLPGVELKDEMTPEEIERNQQMREGDGAFFVEHSCFVCHSVKAFGIESPTNKGPDLSLAPEDVRARFNKTVEEFMFDPTGTMKIILESQIPLTDEQKWEAIEKITKAYDIVKNRALEEDIN; encoded by the coding sequence ATGATCAAGAGGGTCGGCAAACGCGAACTGATACTCGTGCTGATCGCCGGGGGTTTGACTCTAGTCGCCGGGATCGCGGCGATCTACCGGGATTCGGCACCGGACTGGAAGTACTACCAAAGCGAGTTCCGCGCGATCGTCGCCGAGGAGATCGGCGTCGAGCAGGTGGCCGAGGCCCCGCGTGGGATCCAGCAGATCTGGGTCGAGCCGCTGGAGATCGTAGATCGTTGCACGACTTGCCACCTGGGAGTCGGCTGGAAGGGGCTCGCGAACGTCGAGCAGCCGTGGGCCAGCCACCCGGCGATGGAGTTGCTGGGCACGCACCCGATCGAAACTTACGGCTGCACGGTCTGCCACGGCGGACAGGGCTGGGCGCTGACCGCCGAGGATGCCCACGGGTTCGTCGAACACTGGGAGCAGCCGCTGCTCAGCGGGATCGTTGGTGCCGACTACGCCCCGAAGAACCCCCCTCCGCTCTACGAGATCCAGTGCAACTTCTGCCACCGCTACGAACGCGAGACCGATGGCATGACCTACATCAATGACGCCAAAAAGATTGTCCGCACGAAGGGCTGCAAGGTCTGTCACGGCATCAACGGCAGCGGCGGCGGCCTCGGGCCCGATCTGACCCACGAGGGCGACAAGCATGCCGAGGGCTTCGACTTCAGCAACCTTACGACGAACCTGCAGACCGTCTTCCAGTGGCATATCAAGCACTTCCAGTCACCACCGACGGTTGTCCCCGACACGATCATGCCCGAGATGAACTTTCAGTCCCGCGAGGCGCAGGCACTGGCGATGCTGGTGATGAGCTGGCGCGACGACTCCGAGCTGCCGCGCGCCTACCTGCCGGGCGTCGAGTTGAAGGACGAGATGACGCCCGAGGAGATCGAGCGCAACCAACAGATGCGCGAGGGCGACGGCGCGTTCTTCGTCGAACACAGCTGCTTCGTGTGTCACAGCGTGAAGGCGTTCGGCATCGAATCGCCGACCAACAAGGGACCGGATCTCTCGCTCGCTCCGGAAGACGTCCGCGCTCGATTCAACAAGACGGTCGAGGAGTTCATGTTCGATCCGACCGGCACCATGAAGATCATCCTCGAGAGTCAGATCCCGTTGACCGACGAGCAGAAATGGGAAGCGATCGAGAAAATCACCAAGGCTTACGACATCGTGAAGAACCGCGCACTGGAAGAAGACATCAATTGA